The DNA segment GCGTCACGGGCAGCTTTGCGCTGACGTCGTACACGTAGCCGCCCCACGCCTCGGCTGCCGCCAGGGCCACGGCCTGCAGCGCCGGGTAGGCGGACGCCACCTCGTGCGGCGCCACCATGGCCACCAGGGTGAGGGCGCGCTCGGCGGAAGCCGCGGCGATCAGCTCCGATTCGTTGAACCCCTGGCCAAACCGCAGCAGGTACTCCCCGTCGGGGAACACGAGGGTGTCGCGGGTCTGGATTTCGAGCTTGACTGCGCCCGACCTGGACAACATCCGGCGGCCGGCGGCGACCGCCGACGCCCAGTCCGGCCGGCACCGGGCCAGTTCATCGAGTGGCGGCAGCAGGCTGCCGGCGACCGCTTCCGGCAGCTTCGCTCCGGCGGGGACGGCCACGGCTAGATACAGCATGGACTGGGAGTGATACCGAGGCGCGGGTCCGCCGCCGCAGCCCGCGACCGCCAGAACCGTCAGCGCCAGCGCCCAGCGTGTGCGAGTCCAGCTCATCGCCACCTCCTGTCCGTGTTCGACCAGCGGCACTATAGCATAAATCACACCGGTGCCGGTTCAATTTGCCTGCCCCGCAAAAAATCACTTCATCACAAATAATTTTGATATAATGCTTCTCCCTCTTTTACTTTTATAAATATATTGTACCGGCAGGAGCGACGTGATGGCGGAAACATCCCAACGGATACTGGCGATCAACCCCGGCTCCACCTCGACAAAGATCGCGGTGTTCGAGGGCCGCACCTTGCGCTGCGGTCAGACCCTGCGCCACGACGAGCACGTGATCGGACAGTACGCCACCATCACGGACCAGTACGCGTTCCGCCTGCAGGCGATCCTGGACTTTCTCGCGGTCGAGGCCATCCCCCTCGACTCCCTGCAGGCGATCGTCGGACGCGGCGGGCTCCTGCGCCCCATCGAGGGAGGAACCTACTCCGTCTCTGACGCGATGCTCAAGGACCTGCGCGAGAGCCAGATGGGTCAGCACGCCTCCAACCTCGGCGGCATCCTGGCCCACGAGCTGTCGCAGCGGTGCGGTGCGCCGGCGTTCATCGTCGATCAGGTGGTGGTGGACGAGCTCGAGCCCATCGCCCGGCTGTCCGGCCTGCCTGAGCTGCCCCGCGTCAGCATCTTTCACGCCCTCAACCACAAGGCGGTGGCTCACCGCGCCGCCCAGGACCTGGGGGGCAGGTATGCTGATTTCAATTTCATCATCGCCCACTTGGGCGGAGGGATATCCGTCGCCGCCCATCGGCGCGGGCGGGTCATCGACGTCAACAACGCCCTGAACGGCGAGGGGCCGTTCACTCCTGAGCGCAGCGGCAAGCTGCCCGTCGCCGCCCTGGCTCGCCTCTGTTTCTCCGGCCGCTTCACCCTGGCCCAGATCGAGAAGAAGATCACCGGACAGGGCGGCATCATGGCTTACCTCGGCACCAACGACATGCGCAAAGTGGCACAGCGCATCGACGCGGGCGACGCGGAGGCGGGTCTCGTCTTCGAGGCGATGATCTACCAGGTCGCCAAGGAAATCGGGGCGGTCAGCGTCGTGCTGTTGGGCCAGGTGGACGCCATCATCCTGACCGGCGGCATCGCCCACGACACCGCCTTCGTCGCCGGCGTGGAGCGGCGCGTCCGGCACATCGCCCCGGTGCGCGTCTACCCCGGTGAGGAGGAGATGATCGCGCTGGCCGAGGGGGCGCTTCGCGTCCTGAATGGGGAGGAGCCGGCGCGCGTTTATGCGTAGTCCCGTTCATGCCGGTTCCCGCGGGAACCGGACGATACTCATTTAGAAGGAAGGTCCCATGATCCGAACATTCGACGAGATGGTGGCGGACGTCAAGAAGAATCCGACCAAGGTTGTCGCCGTGGCGTATGCCCACGACCCCGATGTGCTGGAGGCACTGCAGACCGCCCAGCGCGAGGACATCGCCCGGGGCGTGCTGGTGGGTCCGAAGGCCCAGATCGAGAAGGCGGCCGCTTCGGTGAAAGTATCCCTGGCACCCTTTGAAATCGTGGACATCGAC comes from the Acidobacteriota bacterium genome and includes:
- the buk gene encoding butyrate kinase, producing MAETSQRILAINPGSTSTKIAVFEGRTLRCGQTLRHDEHVIGQYATITDQYAFRLQAILDFLAVEAIPLDSLQAIVGRGGLLRPIEGGTYSVSDAMLKDLRESQMGQHASNLGGILAHELSQRCGAPAFIVDQVVVDELEPIARLSGLPELPRVSIFHALNHKAVAHRAAQDLGGRYADFNFIIAHLGGGISVAAHRRGRVIDVNNALNGEGPFTPERSGKLPVAALARLCFSGRFTLAQIEKKITGQGGIMAYLGTNDMRKVAQRIDAGDAEAGLVFEAMIYQVAKEIGAVSVVLLGQVDAIILTGGIAHDTAFVAGVERRVRHIAPVRVYPGEEEMIALAEGALRVLNGEEPARVYA